From Thalassotalea euphylliae, the proteins below share one genomic window:
- a CDS encoding DUF2797 domain-containing protein: MTTTTEIGALRKMTAQLGADGQISYQLPIGEQLVELNPLIGKELTLVYHQEIRCCHCNRKTKKSYSQGFCYPCMQKLAQCDMCIMKPETCHFEQGTCREPEWGETHCMIPHYVYLANTSGLKVGITRHTQIPTRWIDQGATQALPIFKVSTRLQSGLVETALAEFIADKTNWRAMLKGNADAMDLKQKAAELMPHISERLDAIRIKFGADAVEQLDEAVVELHYPVEQFLTKISSFNFDKQPIVSGTLLGIKGQYLIFDSGVINIRKFGSYHISAQFS; encoded by the coding sequence ATGACAACTACCACAGAGATTGGTGCACTGCGGAAAATGACCGCTCAATTAGGTGCAGATGGTCAAATTAGCTATCAACTCCCTATTGGTGAGCAATTGGTTGAGCTGAATCCGCTAATTGGTAAAGAGCTAACACTGGTATACCATCAAGAAATTCGCTGCTGTCACTGTAATCGCAAAACAAAGAAAAGTTATTCGCAGGGTTTTTGTTACCCATGTATGCAAAAGCTGGCGCAATGTGACATGTGTATTATGAAGCCGGAAACTTGCCATTTTGAGCAGGGCACTTGTCGTGAGCCAGAGTGGGGGGAAACTCACTGTATGATCCCACACTACGTTTATCTGGCGAACACGTCGGGCTTGAAAGTAGGTATTACCCGCCATACTCAAATACCAACGCGCTGGATCGATCAAGGTGCAACGCAAGCCTTGCCAATTTTTAAAGTCAGTACACGCTTACAGTCAGGGTTAGTGGAAACTGCACTTGCTGAGTTTATTGCGGATAAAACCAATTGGCGAGCAATGCTCAAAGGCAATGCTGACGCGATGGATTTAAAACAGAAAGCTGCTGAACTTATGCCACACATTAGTGAGCGTTTGGACGCTATCCGCATTAAATTTGGTGCTGATGCCGTTGAGCAATTGGACGAAGCCGTGGTGGAACTGCATTATCCCGTAGAGCAATTTCTCACTAAAATTAGTTCGTTTAATTTCGACAAACAGCCAATCGTTTCCGGTACCTTACTGGGGATTAAAGGCCAGTACTTAATTTTCGATTCTGGGGTGATTAACATTCGAAAATTTGGCTCGTATCATATTAGCGCTCAGTTCAGCTAG